The following proteins are co-located in the Clostridiales bacterium genome:
- a CDS encoding recombinase family protein encodes MPLNKDTIIYNAVDYLRLSKEDGDKAESDSIANQRDLITNFVKSMPEIRLCSERIDDGFSGVDFNRPAFNLMMEDVRAGRINCIIVKDLSRFGRNYIEAGRYIERIFPFLGVRFIAINDGYDSAKEKSPSDDIIIPFKNLVNDAYCRDISVKIRSQLDVKRKNGEFIGSFAVYGYMKSVENKNQLVIDPYAAKIVRDIFAWKLDGLSQQGIADRLNEISEPSPMEYKRFSGLNFATSFQVNPKAKWTAVAVGRILKNPIYAGHLVQGKESTPNYKIKQRFMKPEDKWIRVENTHEPIIPQEIFDTVNRVLAQDTRIAPDGEVVYPFSGLLFCADCKSGMVRKIVPAGGKKYAYYYCSKNKAGDGCTTHCISEKVLEKAVLKTLQNHIASILDIERILSFIDTLPMQQEEIRKIDTQLLMKQEEIEKYKNLKVSIYEDLKSGIIDADEYREFKEIYGRKCEEAEKAAGRLKQDIALILAGKGANSVWIEAFKKNRNITELSRKVVVSLIEWVNIYSGSRVEIRFRYQYEYERALRFAENAKDLIATASPAPIKGVV; translated from the coding sequence ATGCCATTAAATAAGGATACAATCATATACAATGCTGTGGACTATTTGCGCCTGTCTAAAGAAGATGGCGATAAAGCAGAAAGTGACAGCATTGCCAATCAAAGAGATTTAATAACCAATTTTGTGAAGTCAATGCCCGAAATCCGCCTCTGTTCGGAAAGAATAGATGACGGATTTAGTGGTGTTGACTTTAATCGTCCTGCCTTTAACTTGATGATGGAGGACGTAAGAGCCGGACGGATCAACTGCATCATAGTTAAAGACCTGTCCCGTTTCGGCAGAAACTACATCGAGGCAGGGCGATATATTGAACGGATATTTCCGTTCTTAGGCGTGCGTTTCATTGCCATCAACGACGGCTACGACAGTGCAAAGGAAAAATCTCCGTCAGACGATATTATCATCCCTTTTAAGAACCTCGTCAACGATGCGTATTGCAGGGACATCTCCGTTAAAATCAGGAGCCAGCTTGATGTAAAGCGCAAGAATGGCGAATTCATCGGCTCCTTTGCCGTCTACGGTTACATGAAATCAGTGGAGAATAAAAATCAACTCGTGATAGACCCCTATGCGGCAAAGATTGTGCGGGATATTTTTGCATGGAAGCTGGACGGACTCAGCCAGCAAGGGATAGCCGACAGGCTGAATGAGATCAGCGAGCCGTCCCCCATGGAATATAAACGCTTTTCAGGGCTTAACTTTGCCACCAGCTTTCAGGTAAACCCCAAGGCAAAGTGGACTGCTGTGGCGGTTGGTCGTATTTTGAAAAACCCTATCTATGCAGGGCATCTTGTGCAGGGTAAGGAAAGCACTCCAAACTACAAGATTAAGCAGCGGTTTATGAAACCGGAGGATAAATGGATTCGGGTGGAAAACACCCATGAGCCTATTATCCCCCAAGAAATTTTTGACACAGTAAACCGTGTGCTGGCGCAGGACACCCGTATCGCTCCAGACGGAGAAGTTGTCTATCCGTTTTCCGGCTTGCTTTTTTGTGCCGACTGTAAAAGCGGTATGGTACGAAAGATTGTACCCGCAGGCGGTAAGAAGTACGCCTACTATTATTGTTCAAAGAATAAAGCCGGGGATGGCTGTACCACCCACTGCATCAGTGAAAAGGTACTGGAAAAGGCAGTTCTAAAAACACTTCAAAATCATATTGCTTCTATTCTTGATATCGAACGGATTCTCTCGTTTATCGACACTCTTCCTATGCAGCAGGAGGAAATCCGAAAGATTGACACCCAACTGCTGATGAAACAGGAGGAAATCGAAAAGTATAAAAACCTCAAAGTGTCTATCTATGAGGACTTGAAAAGCGGTATCATAGATGCCGACGAGTACAGAGAGTTCAAAGAAATCTATGGTAGAAAGTGCGAGGAAGCGGAAAAAGCTGCCGGACGGCTGAAACAGGATATTGCCCTGATCCTTGCGGGTAAGGGAGCCAACAGCGTTTGGATTGAAGCCTTTAAGAAGAATCGGAACATCACAGAGCTATCCCGAAAGGTAGTTGTTTCCCTAATCGAATGGGTCAATATCTACTCCGGCAGTCGGGTGGAAATCCGATTCCGCTATCAGTATGAATATGAAAGAGCTTTACGCTTTGCCGAGAACGCAAAAGACCTGATTGCAACAGCTTCACCGGCTCCCATAAAGGGGGTGGTGTGA